The following coding sequences are from one Ochotona princeps isolate mOchPri1 chromosome 8, mOchPri1.hap1, whole genome shotgun sequence window:
- the LOC131480913 gene encoding probable C-mannosyltransferase DPY19L4, translating to MTLFKWLRLRTVHPILLALILSMAVPTIIGLSLWKEFFPRLMTELTELQEFYDPDTVELMTWIKRQAPLTAVFAGSPQLMGAIKLCTGWMVTSLPLYNDDDLLKRNENIYQIYSKRSAEDVYKILTSYQANYLIVEDAICNEVGTTRGCRVKDLLDVANGHVVCEEGDKLTYSKYGRFCHEVKINYSPYVNYFTRVYWNRSYFVYKINTVISFQS from the coding sequence ATGACACTTTTCAAGTGGCTACGACTAAGGACTGTACACCCAATATTATTGGCGCTTATTCTGAGCATGGCTGTGCCCACTATAATAGGTCTCAGTTTATGGAAAGAGTTCTTCCCAAGACTAATGACAGAATTAACAGAACTGCAGGAGTTCTATGACCCAGATACAGTGGAACTCATGACCTGGATAAAAAGGCAAGCTCCACTGACTGCTGTGTTTGCAGGGAGTCCACAGCTGATGGGTGCAATTAAATTATGCACTGGATGGATGGTGACAAGCTTGCCTCTCTACAACGACGATGATCttctcaagagaaatgaaaatatctatCAAATCTATTCAAAGCGGTCTGCTGAGGATGTTTATAAAATACTGACATCCTACCAGGCTAATTACCTCATTGTAGAGGATGCCATCTGCAATGAGGTGGGAACCACAAGAGGCTGTAGGGTTAAAGACTTGCTGGATGTTGCAAATGGCCATGTGGTTTGTGAAGAAGGTGACAAGCTAACCTATTCGAAATATGGACGATTTTGTCACGAGGTAAAAATTAACTATTCTCCATATGTGAATTATTTCACTAGAGTGTACTGGAACAGATcctactttgtgtataaaatcaaCACTGTGATATCCTTCCAGTCTTGA